The following DNA comes from Halobacteriovorax sp. HLS.
AACATTTTAACCTCCCGCCACTGGTGGAATTAAGGCGACTATATCAAGTTCATTAAACTTCGCATCAAAAGAGGAATATTCTTCATTGATTGCGACTTTAAGATTTTTCTTATCTATCTGTAGCCCATAGAGATTCGTCAGCTCCTCAAAAAGTTCGTGAGTATTAGTAGAGTTAGTCTCAAGAAGCTCTTCACTCTTGCCACAGGCCTCTCTAATGGCCGCAAAGTATTTCATCTGTAATTTCAATTTGAATCTCCTGCAAGTTCAGATAATGCTACCTGATATTCTTTAGGGGTATTTATATTATTAAGTGATTTCTTATTTAAAGGGGTAAGTAATTCAATATGAGAGTTCATTAAAACTTTTCTTGGACAAGGCTTACCTTGCAGAAGGTAATTTCCTAATCGAACCTTGGCCTTTGGCTCATAGATACTGCAAAGAGGTTCTGGCCATTTTCTTTCGTCGTTATGAAAACAGCTAGCAAGCCTAAAAGGGTTTCTTCTCTTTAATAGATCATTAATGGTCTGATCATTAATGAAAGGCATATCACAAGCAACGACTAGCCATGCTACATCCGAATTAAATTCAAAGGCACTTAGTAAACCGCCAGTTGGCCCATAATCAAGAAACTTATCTTTGATCGTCTCAAAATTAAAGTCATATTCGCTTTGACTATCTCGACATGAAATATAGGTTTTTTGAAGTTTAGAGTCGAGTAACTCATAGAGGTACTCAACTTGAGATTTTCCATGATAAACCAACTTGCCCTTATCGCTACCCATACGAGTTGATTTTCCTCCCCCAAGAACAAGTCCATACACTGGTGTATTTTCAATAATTTCTGCAAAGAAGTTTGATAAGAAATTTAATATTCCAGATAGGTCATCCCGGTGAAAATAAGGAAGATCACCTATTTCAATAGGTCTATCATTACTTAATCCTACAACTGCAAGCAATGACAGAGATTCATTTGAGCGATATTCTTGTAAAAGAGCTCTATCTTCATCACTGCCTGTGTAAATGAAAACTTTTCTCAGTAAGCTCAACTTATGGCCTTCAATAATAACTGTATCGCAATCAAGATATAGGTTTTTCAAAAAGAATCTATCTTCAATAGGGTTACTAATGAAGGCAAATTCTGTATCTGAGTTAATTGATACTTGGAACGCTCCCGACTTCTTGGCAATGTAGGTGTCTTTTCCCTCTTTATCCATCTCAAAGCGATGAGCATCATGCTTAATATAGCCGACTCTCCTAGATTTTGATAATTCAGTAATCATTTTTGAGATAAGTGTAGTCTTTCCACTTCCAGAGTATCCACAAACACAAATTTCAAAAGGATGAATCAGATAGTTATTTTTGAAAGTCACTCTTACCACCTGTTTTCTTTACTAAATGACAATTTTGAATTTTCATCTCATGTCCAAAGGCCTTACACATATCATATATAGTGAGTGCAGCAATTTGCGCTCCCATAAGGGCCTCCATTTCAACTCCAGTCTTACCGGATGTTTTACAAAGACACTCAATAACCGCACACTCTCCGACTAGTTCTATATCTACTTTAGAACCTTCAATATTAATCTGATGACAAAAAGGAATGAGTTCACTCGTTTTCTTCAGTCCCATAGTGGCGGCGATGATCGCCGTTTGAAATACTGGTCCTTTTTTGGAAATGATATCGCCATCACAAAACTGATCACGAATAACTTTTGGAAGCCAAACTTCGCTACGAGCAACAGCAGTTCTACTTGTTATCGTTTTGTCTGAAACATCAACCATACAAGGTTCCCCTGCTTCATTTATATGAGTAAAATGAGACATCACTATCCTCCAATTTGATTCATTGGTTGAGAGACATCATAAATTCTCTCTATTGGTTTTAAAGACATAGTCTTATGAAGAAGATCACTGATCTCATTTCTATCTTTACCTCTTAAAGAATATCCCTCATTCATCATTAAACAAGGTCGTAAAATGGCATCAGCAGAAAGTCTAAGTCTTGAACAACCTGTACAGAAAGGTTTCGACTCAGAAGCAATAATTCCGATATTTGCACCATTACTTAGAGTGAAATTAAAAGAAGTAGAGTCAATCGGAAGAGATATTGGAGTTATACTTGAGAATTTCTTCAATCTTTCGATTATTTCATCTGCACTTACAAACTTCTTCTCAAAGCTCTCTCTTGCTTCACCAATTCTCATCAGTTCCAAAAATCTAACTTCAATATCGTAGCGTCCAGAAAAATCAATAAAGTCTTCAATTTCTTTGTCATTAAAACCTTTCATTAAAACAGCATTAATCTTCACATTAAAACCAAGCTCCTTGGCCATAAAAATAGATTCTAAAACTTTTTCTAGGTGGGGAGATCCAGTCATCTTTTGAAAGCCCACTTTATTTAAACTGTCTAAACTAAAGTTAAGGTGCTTACAGGTAGTATTTTTAAGTTCAGGAAGTAACTTGGCCATGTGTTGACCATTTGTCGTTAGCCCGAGTTTTGAGAGGTTTAATTTATCTAAACCTCTTATAATTTCTAATAGATCAGACCTTAGAGTCGGCTCTCCACCAGTAAGACGAATTTCATCAATCCCTAGATCAACTAAGTGAGTTGCTAGAGAAATGAGCTCCTGGGAGCTAAGAAGATTTTTCTTATGCATAAACTTAGGATCATCTGGCATACAGTAAATACATCTAAAGTTGCAAGCATCTAAAAGAGCAAGTCTTAGTTTATGTATATGACGGCCATGCTGATCTACAAGCTTAGTTCTTGATTGTTTCATTAGTATCTAGTCCAAGGGTGAAAGGCAAAGACCTCACCATTTAAATAAGTTTGAGCATCTTCGGGCAATTCCAAAAAGCCATCACTTGTTGCGAGACTCGCGAAATCCCCAGATCCATTTGAGCGCACAGGTGTAGCAATCAGTTGTCCAGAATTTGAGATCTCAATATCTACAGCACTAAAGAGTGCAAAGTCTTTTTTAAAAGTAATATCAACTGCTAACTTAGCGTATAATTTCTTAGAACTTATTCCAAAAGAGCTCTCCAGTGAAGGAACAACATACCTTCGCATACAAACTAAAGCTGAAACAGGATTACCGGGCAATCCGAAAATACATTGCCCTGCACTACCTTTTGCAAATAGAAGTGGCTTACCAGGTTTTTGCTTAATTTTATGAAAAACGACCTCTGCAGCGAGATCATTCATTACAGTATGAACAAAATCAAACTTACCCATTGAAACGCCACCTGAGAGAATAATAATTTCATGATTATCAATAATACTCTTCAGCTTAGAGAAAACTTCAACTTCATCGTCTAAGAGATGAAACTTAGATATTTGACTACTAGGAATTCCTTGCTCATTTAGCGAGCTCTCAATTCCATATGGATTTGATTTCCATATTTGCCAAGGTTCACAAGTAAGACCTGGTTCAATAAGTTCATCTCCTGTACTTACAATTGCAACTTTAGGAAACTTCTTAACGGCGACTTCACTAAGTCCCTGTGATGCTATTATAGCTATTTTAGGACTATTAAGGATAACTCCACTTGTAAGAAGTAATGATCCTTTTTGGTAATCGCTACCACGTCCATGAATATTGTCATTTAGAGAAAAATTCATTCCATCTTTAATCGTGACTTTACCATTTTGTAAGTCACAATTCTCATATGGAATTACACAATTACAGTTTTCAGGTAAAACTGCTCCAGTCATAACTTCTATTGCATCATCTTCAGACTCTAAACGAAGGGCCTTCATTCCGGCCTTTTGAATTCCATTTAGTTTATAACTTCGCTTTGAGTTAGATGAAAAAGATATCGCAATTCCATCCATTGCGACCCTATCAAATGGCGGCTGTTCTCTTGTTGCATAGAGGTCTTGGGCCAGAATACGGCCATGAAGCTCATTAACGGAAACCAGTTCAGTTGATAATTTAAACGCATGCTCTCTAACCATTTGGTCAGCAGCTTTAACACTAATCATATTTCTCTCCAAGTGGGAGACACATTCGTTTCCAAATGTGCCGTATCGTCTTAAGTCCTTAGAAGTTTCCGTAGGTTTCTCAAGATAAGAAATAACTAAATTTTAATCGAGAGTTGAAGCTCTCTTTTTATCGTAAATAAAATCGTTGCGCTTTTGCTGAAGTTGCACATGACATTGTGTACAATTCATCAAATTTCCATGCCTTGGCACCAACTCTTCCCTTGCCCCATTATCTATATGACAAATAGCACAGTTTTTACGATCTTGTATTCTGTGCGGAATATACGGAGGCCCGATAGGGTTCGCTCTGTCTATCTCAGGGTGAGCGAAGTACTTTTTAAAGTTACTTGGCCTAAACACGGTATCAACTGTAGCTCTTACGTGACACTGTGTACAGTTCATTTGCTCTTCATGCAGCACATTTGGCCCGTGCATCTTACCAATTTGATGACAATTCATACAACTTGTTCTGTCATTGAAGCCATCCTCAAGTCTATGCGGTATTGTTGGAGGAGCACCATCATAGAGCCTATTAAGCTGTCTTTTTTTCAGATATTCTTTTCTATCTTTAAGCTTCCTATTCTTACCACTAATTCTTATATCAGAGGCCTTAACCAATCCATCAGAGTTAGAAGCTGCCTCAGAAGTATCTTTCTTTTGGCAGCTTAGTAGTAAAAAAATAAAGAGAAACGACCATGCAATCTTCATGCTTAGGCCTTCTCTACACTTACAGCACATTTCTTATAATCTGGCTCAAATGATAAAGGACAATAATTATCTAGAGTCACGTTATTGATCATCTTATTTTCATCAAAGAAAGGAACGAATACTGACCCTCTTTGCGGAACAGCTCTTTCGTTAATCGATGCTTTTAAAACAATGCTACCTCTTTTAGAAGTTACTCTGACGTCGTTACCATTTGAAATACCCAACTCTCTAGCATCTTCTGGGTGCAGCTCAACATAGGCTTCTGGCATTGCCTGATGAAGTTCTTTCACTCTTCTAGTCATTGTTCCAGAGTGCCAGTGCTCAAGGACACGTCCTGTACATAGCCAAAATGGAAATTTATTAGTTGGTATCTCTGCGGCAGGCTCGAATGGTCTAAACCAAATAACTGCTTTGTTATCATGTTTCTTGTTACCGTAGAATGAGTACTCTTCTCCCGCTTTAACGTATGGATCATGTCCTTCACTATAGCGCCACCTTGTCTCTTTCTTATCAACAACAGGCCATCGCAATCCACGAGCTTCTTTAAGATGAGAATACTCAGCAAGATCTTTACCTACACCAACTGTAAACTTTCTATACTCTGAATAAAGTCCTTCTGCTTGCTCCTTATCAGATTTCCATGGAAAGAGTTTTCCATATCCCATTCTTCTTGCCACTTCAATAATTTGCCAAGAATCAGGTCTCGCTTTACCTGGAGCTTCTACAAGCTGGTTCCATTGCTGCGTTCTTCTTTCACTATTACCAAAGCAACCTTCTCTTTCTACCCACATCGCTGAAGGAAGTATAACGTCAGCGATTTCAGTAGTTGCTGTAGGATAGATATCAGAAACAACAATAAATGGTTTATTCTTTTTTATTCCTTCCAAAAATTTCTGTCTATCAGGAATTGTATGCATTGGATTTGTAACTTGAATCCACATTGCCGTAACATCTCCATCTTTTAACTTTCTAAACATGGCCATAGTGTGCATTGATGGTTTCTCTGGAATTGTTCCAGCTGGAACTCCCCAAATTTTTTCAGCAAATGCTCTGTGTTTAGCTTTTTTTACAATCCTTCCACCAGGAAGACCATGAGTAAGGGTACCAACTTCTCTAACAGTTCCACAGGCCGACGGCTGTCCAGTCAAAGAGAATGGACTATTACCTGGCTGTGAAATTTTCCCTGTAAGCAAATGAATATTATAAATTATATTATTCATCCACGTTCCTCTTGAGTGTTGATTCACACCCATACACCATAGACTCATAACTTTTTGTTTCTTATCGCCATAAATCTTGGCCAACTCTCTAATTTGAGATGCTGGAACACCAGATATTTTTGATGCGTATTCAGGAGTATACTTACTTATATAACTTTTAAATTTGTCGAAGCTGATAACTGTCCCAGTTATCTTAGGAGGTTTAACACCTTCAAGACCATGACCAATGTTAGTAGTCCCCTCTTTGAAGAGAGTGTGTTTTTTTACAAAATTCTCATTAACCCAACCATTCTTTATAATTTCATTACAAATGGCATTTCCAATTGCAAGATCTGATTGAGGCTTGAACTCAAGATACATATCAGACATCTGAGTTGTTCTAGTTCTTCTAGTTCCTAAATCAATAATCTTAACCTTTGGATTATTTCTTTTATAGTCTGTGATTCTCGAAAATAAAACGGGGTGCATTTCCGCCATATTATTTCCCCACATAACATAATTGTCACTTGTTTCGAAATCATCATAGCAACCCATCGGCTCATCTTTACCAAATGAAGTAATGAAACCAACAACTGCTGAGGCCATACAAAGTCTTGCATTTGCTTCAAGGTTATTGGAACCCATTCCACCTTTCATAAATTTCATAGCGGCATAACCATCTTGTAAAGTCCATTGTCCAGAACCGTACATAGCACTCTTTTTTGGACCAGCTGCTTTAAACTTCTTTGCAATAAGATCTAGTGCCTCATCCCAACTCGCAGTTTCAAACTTTCCATTTTTCTTAATAAGTGGTTTCGTTAGTCTATCTTTTGCATAGAGAACTGCAGGCAAGTGATAGCCTTTTACACATAGAAAGCCTTTATTTACTGGAGATTGCTTATCCCCTGCAACTGCAACGACCTTACCGTCTTTAACACCAACCATTGTTCCACAGCCAGTTCCACAAAAACGACATGGGGCCTTCTCCCATTTCATTGTAGGGTCATTTAGAATATCTTCGCCATGTGTATCTGCGGCTATAAGACCTGGAAAGAAACTAATTCCGGCCATTGCAATAGCATACTTTGTTGCTATATCTTTTAAAAAATCTCTTCTTGATAAAGTCATAACTATCCTTATTAATCTATACAGTCTTCCATATTAGTAAAAACAACTTTGGCACTTAATACCCCAGGCCATCTCTCTAAGGCCTCAGTTAAGGCCCTATCTTCTTCTGCTCTAGCAGTATCTGTGGTTAGAATGAGGTGATTTATTCCAATTTGTTGAACTTCAATTCCTCGAACATCGATGAATGAGTTCGCAACTTCTCTTTCGGTGCCAGCACCAACTTCTAAAACAACACCAGATATAGGCATATCAGTCTCCATTTCTTACGTTTATGTGAGATATATTAATGCATTGTCATGTACTTAAACATGATACAAATCATTCAAATTACGATTTAAATAGTAAATATACCTACAAAATGGACACAAAATAGGATTGTATTCAAAATAGAGAATAAATTAAGGTAGAGTCTAAAAACTATGTTTGGTTAAACCCACTGCTACCATTGATATTTAGTAAAAGAGTCGTGTAATTGCGACAATTATGGTTTTTTTCCTTATTCTGTAGATATCGGCCCTATTGTTATAATTGTCAGATGAAATATTTCTTATTAATTTTTCTTTTTTTTATTCCGGCCATAGGACACGCCAATAGCTTCTCCTTCACTATTGGTCCTGTTGAAATTGCTCAAGGACGCTCATCAGTTAATCTTAGAGATTTTAAGCTAAAGAAATCGAAGCACAATAAGCTTGTCAGGGCCAACTTCGTAAAAGACTCAGTTCAATGGGTCAGAGATAAGGAGAATCTTCTTACTCCTCGTGCACGAATTGGCCTTAGATTAAAAGAGTCAGGAGATATCTTCATCAAATATGAAGGTCATAATATTATCCCAGTATCTAAAAATGATCACCTCTACAGCGAAGTCTATGTAAATCTTTTCTATCCAAAAGATATTGAGATCTATAATGGAGCAGCACTTATTGAAAGAATCAGTATGTTTGCCAAGAAAAAGAAAGCGACAAATTCAACGTCGACTTCTAATATAGATTATTCATGTGTACCTTTTCATTTAAATATTACTGGGCTTGATGGAGAATACTTTAGTGTTGGTTGTCGTCTCGAAAAGACAGGTCGATTTGGCAATGAAAGACCAAGACTTGTAGTAAGTTTAGTTACTACCAATTACTTACTTGCAGATGGATCAGACTCTCCAATAAAAGTTTTTCTCCAAGACAATTCAAAAGTATCGATTCCTCTTCTTTCTAAATCTGGATCAAGCTTAAAGGTATCTTTAAGCGCAAAACTACCTAAGAAAATCCCTCGACTTAAAACCGCTCTAGGATTTGGTCCATACTCACTTGATGCTTCAAAAACCCACTCTGCTAAGAAAGGAACCTTAGCACCATCACTAATGATTTATGGAAAGTATGACTTATATGAAAGCTCTAGCTTACGCTTTTTTGATGCCCTCGTTTACAACAAAACTTTATTCAATAATTCAGGTATATACTTTGCTTATACACTGGCCACTGCCTTTGACTCTCGAGTTGAACTCATTCCTCTATTAGGGGCCCAAGGTCTTTCCTTTAAGTATGACTCGTTTAATGACCTAGAGCATCAATTCATCTTTCCGCAAGGTTTCGAAGTCGTTTACAGGCATGCTTTTGGCCTAGAAAACTATACGGCATCTTATGGAATGTTTCTTTCAACTTCTAGTAAGACTGATTACGAAAATATATGGATAAGAATGGGAAAGGGATGGTTTTTAGAGCTCAACTATATTAACTGGAAACACAATGACTCTCGTGCAACAATGTGGGGACTGAGTGTCGGAATTCCTTTTCTCACTTTCTTTTAAATCTATTGCATAAAATCTTTATAATTATCTTTGATATAATTTCTAAGCCACAGATGTGATGATGAGTTATCTTTACTCTTGTGCCAAATCATTTGATGCCTAAAGGCCGGTATCTCAAAAGGTACATTTAAAACCTTTAACCCATAGAGCTTTGCAACTTTCTTTGCAAAGAATGTTGGTACAATAGAGAGAAAATCTCTTTGGCTTACTAACATTGGAATTGAGTTCAAATAGCTTGTTCGAATTGTTATATTACGCCTATGTCCCATTTTCTTTAATAGTTTATCTACATCACTTCCGGGTTTTTCAGTTGGAGTATAGAGTACATGCTGAGCTTCGAGGTAAGTTTTTAATGAAATATTCTTGGTATACCTTCTCGAAGAATTACTCGCTATGAGACTAAAGTGTCTCTCCCCTAGAGTTTCGATTGTAAAGTTATTAATCATTTCCAAATTTCCAGCAAAGCTTAAATCCACTTCTGAGCTTATCATTCTCTCAAGAAACTCTTCAATAACTATACCTCTAAAAGTCATGTTTACTTTTGGTGCATCAAGCTTTAGCGACTGCATTAAACTTGGAAACCAAGTAAATGAATCATATGACGTTCCTGATAAAGTAAAGTGCTTATCTGACTCATGAGGGCTCCACTCAGAACTCTTAAACAGAGTTTGCTCTAGATCCCTTAAATGAGACTCAACGAAGGCCGACAACTCCTTACCTTTTTCAGTCGGTGAGTAATGCTTTCCTGTTCTTACAAATAAGTCATCTCCAAGACTCTCTCTTAGTCTCTTTAAAGCATGGCTTACAGCAGGTTGCGAAAGTCCAAGATTCACTGCTGTTTTACTCATACTATTAGTTTTATTAAAGTCATTTAGTACTACCAGTAGGTTCAAATCAAAGTTTCTTATATTCATAAGTTTTATACTCCATATAAAATATATTCATTTTATTTATATATCTTTTTACACTAAAATCAAATAGTAAAAGGAGAATATATGAATACTTTAATCATCAATGGCCATCCAGACTTAGAAAGTTTTACTTCTCAGATTGCCAATAAAATTCATCAAACAAACCTTAGCTCGTCAAAGAACTGCGA
Coding sequences within:
- the moaA gene encoding GTP 3',8-cyclase MoaA; this translates as MKQSRTKLVDQHGRHIHKLRLALLDACNFRCIYCMPDDPKFMHKKNLLSSQELISLATHLVDLGIDEIRLTGGEPTLRSDLLEIIRGLDKLNLSKLGLTTNGQHMAKLLPELKNTTCKHLNFSLDSLNKVGFQKMTGSPHLEKVLESIFMAKELGFNVKINAVLMKGFNDKEIEDFIDFSGRYDIEVRFLELMRIGEARESFEKKFVSADEIIERLKKFSSITPISLPIDSTSFNFTLSNGANIGIIASESKPFCTGCSRLRLSADAILRPCLMMNEGYSLRGKDRNEISDLLHKTMSLKPIERIYDVSQPMNQIGG
- the moaC gene encoding cyclic pyranopterin monophosphate synthase MoaC; protein product: MSHFTHINEAGEPCMVDVSDKTITSRTAVARSEVWLPKVIRDQFCDGDIISKKGPVFQTAIIAATMGLKKTSELIPFCHQINIEGSKVDIELVGECAVIECLCKTSGKTGVEMEALMGAQIAALTIYDMCKAFGHEMKIQNCHLVKKTGGKSDFQK
- the mobB gene encoding molybdopterin-guanine dinucleotide biosynthesis protein B; this translates as MTFKNNYLIHPFEICVCGYSGSGKTTLISKMITELSKSRRVGYIKHDAHRFEMDKEGKDTYIAKKSGAFQVSINSDTEFAFISNPIEDRFFLKNLYLDCDTVIIEGHKLSLLRKVFIYTGSDEDRALLQEYRSNESLSLLAVVGLSNDRPIEIGDLPYFHRDDLSGILNFLSNFFAEIIENTPVYGLVLGGGKSTRMGSDKGKLVYHGKSQVEYLYELLDSKLQKTYISCRDSQSEYDFNFETIKDKFLDYGPTGGLLSAFEFNSDVAWLVVACDMPFINDQTINDLLKRRNPFRLASCFHNDERKWPEPLCSIYEPKAKVRLGNYLLQGKPCPRKVLMNSHIELLTPLNKKSLNNINTPKEYQVALSELAGDSN
- a CDS encoding nitrate reductase cytochrome c-type subunit translates to MKIAWSFLFIFLLLSCQKKDTSEAASNSDGLVKASDIRISGKNRKLKDRKEYLKKRQLNRLYDGAPPTIPHRLEDGFNDRTSCMNCHQIGKMHGPNVLHEEQMNCTQCHVRATVDTVFRPSNFKKYFAHPEIDRANPIGPPYIPHRIQDRKNCAICHIDNGAREELVPRHGNLMNCTQCHVQLQQKRNDFIYDKKRASTLD
- a CDS encoding molybdopterin-dependent oxidoreductase; translation: MTLSRRDFLKDIATKYAIAMAGISFFPGLIAADTHGEDILNDPTMKWEKAPCRFCGTGCGTMVGVKDGKVVAVAGDKQSPVNKGFLCVKGYHLPAVLYAKDRLTKPLIKKNGKFETASWDEALDLIAKKFKAAGPKKSAMYGSGQWTLQDGYAAMKFMKGGMGSNNLEANARLCMASAVVGFITSFGKDEPMGCYDDFETSDNYVMWGNNMAEMHPVLFSRITDYKRNNPKVKIIDLGTRRTRTTQMSDMYLEFKPQSDLAIGNAICNEIIKNGWVNENFVKKHTLFKEGTTNIGHGLEGVKPPKITGTVISFDKFKSYISKYTPEYASKISGVPASQIRELAKIYGDKKQKVMSLWCMGVNQHSRGTWMNNIIYNIHLLTGKISQPGNSPFSLTGQPSACGTVREVGTLTHGLPGGRIVKKAKHRAFAEKIWGVPAGTIPEKPSMHTMAMFRKLKDGDVTAMWIQVTNPMHTIPDRQKFLEGIKKNKPFIVVSDIYPTATTEIADVILPSAMWVEREGCFGNSERRTQQWNQLVEAPGKARPDSWQIIEVARRMGYGKLFPWKSDKEQAEGLYSEYRKFTVGVGKDLAEYSHLKEARGLRWPVVDKKETRWRYSEGHDPYVKAGEEYSFYGNKKHDNKAVIWFRPFEPAAEIPTNKFPFWLCTGRVLEHWHSGTMTRRVKELHQAMPEAYVELHPEDARELGISNGNDVRVTSKRGSIVLKASINERAVPQRGSVFVPFFDENKMINNVTLDNYCPLSFEPDYKKCAVSVEKA
- a CDS encoding LysR family transcriptional regulator, with protein sequence MNIRNFDLNLLVVLNDFNKTNSMSKTAVNLGLSQPAVSHALKRLRESLGDDLFVRTGKHYSPTEKGKELSAFVESHLRDLEQTLFKSSEWSPHESDKHFTLSGTSYDSFTWFPSLMQSLKLDAPKVNMTFRGIVIEEFLERMISSEVDLSFAGNLEMINNFTIETLGERHFSLIASNSSRRYTKNISLKTYLEAQHVLYTPTEKPGSDVDKLLKKMGHRRNITIRTSYLNSIPMLVSQRDFLSIVPTFFAKKVAKLYGLKVLNVPFEIPAFRHQMIWHKSKDNSSSHLWLRNYIKDNYKDFMQ
- a CDS encoding MoaD/ThiS family protein, producing the protein MKLQMKYFAAIREACGKSEELLETNSTNTHELFEELTNLYGLQIDKKNLKVAINEEYSSFDAKFNELDIVALIPPVAGG
- a CDS encoding chaperone NapD; its protein translation is MPISGVVLEVGAGTEREVANSFIDVRGIEVQQIGINHLILTTDTARAEEDRALTEALERWPGVLSAKVVFTNMEDCID
- a CDS encoding molybdopterin molybdotransferase MoeA codes for the protein MISVKAADQMVREHAFKLSTELVSVNELHGRILAQDLYATREQPPFDRVAMDGIAISFSSNSKRSYKLNGIQKAGMKALRLESEDDAIEVMTGAVLPENCNCVIPYENCDLQNGKVTIKDGMNFSLNDNIHGRGSDYQKGSLLLTSGVILNSPKIAIIASQGLSEVAVKKFPKVAIVSTGDELIEPGLTCEPWQIWKSNPYGIESSLNEQGIPSSQISKFHLLDDEVEVFSKLKSIIDNHEIIILSGGVSMGKFDFVHTVMNDLAAEVVFHKIKQKPGKPLLFAKGSAGQCIFGLPGNPVSALVCMRRYVVPSLESSFGISSKKLYAKLAVDITFKKDFALFSAVDIEISNSGQLIATPVRSNGSGDFASLATSDGFLELPEDAQTYLNGEVFAFHPWTRY